One region of Blattabacterium cuenoti genomic DNA includes:
- the rseP gene encoding RIP metalloprotease RseP, producing MSSILIRSIQLLLSISILVVVHELGHFIIAQVFKVRVERFFLFFDPWFSLLKKKIGHTIYGIGWLPLGGYVKMSGMMMDDKSENQTKNWEFRSKSSIKRLLIISGGIFFNILLSVLIFTFLLFKYGETYLPTKNVKYGIEVDSLGEKIGLKNGDKILFVNDKYIPYFNDISKEIIFGNSITVDRMGNIIKLSLNNNKKKFLFDRKEFNFFIKPRVPPIINYVIQNSEAEKYGLKNNDEILAINSEFVLFSDQLKDLLSKYKNENILISINRNGKLIQKEIFLNSKGILGIYLKNFMDLDQIFLLEKKNYSFFESIPHGIKKAWYVLKNQIFFFKNVFHIETKAYKQIGSLFSIAKEFPSKWNWDIFWTLTATLSIWLAFLNLFPIPSLDGGYILFIMIEMITRKKINEEIIERCTVYGFFIISLIMMFIIIWDIFKVFL from the coding sequence ATGTCATCAATTTTAATTAGATCTATACAATTGCTACTTAGCATTTCTATATTAGTTGTTGTCCATGAATTAGGTCATTTTATTATAGCTCAGGTATTTAAAGTAAGAGTTGAAAGATTTTTTTTATTTTTTGACCCTTGGTTTTCTCTTTTAAAAAAAAAGATAGGACATACTATTTATGGAATAGGCTGGCTTCCTTTAGGAGGATATGTTAAAATGTCTGGAATGATGATGGATGACAAATCAGAAAATCAAACTAAAAATTGGGAATTTCGCTCTAAATCATCAATAAAAAGATTATTAATCATTTCTGGAGGCATTTTTTTTAATATATTATTATCCGTTTTAATTTTTACTTTTTTATTGTTTAAATATGGAGAAACTTATCTTCCTACAAAAAATGTTAAATACGGAATAGAAGTTGATTCTTTAGGAGAAAAAATAGGATTAAAAAATGGAGATAAAATTTTATTCGTAAACGATAAATATATTCCATACTTCAATGATATTTCTAAAGAAATTATTTTTGGAAATTCTATTACTGTAGATCGTATGGGTAATATTATCAAATTATCATTAAATAATAACAAGAAAAAATTCCTTTTTGATAGGAAAGAGTTTAATTTTTTTATTAAACCTCGCGTTCCTCCTATAATCAATTATGTGATCCAAAATTCTGAAGCAGAAAAGTATGGATTAAAAAATAATGATGAAATATTAGCCATAAATTCTGAATTTGTCCTGTTTTCTGATCAATTAAAGGATTTATTATCAAAATATAAAAATGAGAACATATTAATATCCATTAATAGAAATGGAAAACTTATTCAAAAAGAAATTTTCCTGAATTCAAAAGGAATTTTAGGAATTTATTTAAAGAATTTTATGGATTTAGATCAAATTTTTTTATTGGAAAAAAAGAATTATTCTTTTTTTGAAAGCATTCCTCATGGAATAAAAAAAGCTTGGTATGTTTTAAAAAATCAAATCTTTTTTTTTAAAAATGTTTTTCATATAGAAACTAAAGCTTATAAACAAATAGGGAGTCTTTTTTCCATAGCTAAAGAATTTCCATCTAAATGGAATTGGGATATTTTTTGGACTTTAACTGCTACTTTATCCATTTGGTTAGCTTTTTTAAATTTATTTCCCATTCCATCATTAGATGGGGGTTATATATTATTTATCATGATAGAAATGATAACAAGAAAGAAAATAAATGAAGAAATTATTGAACGTTGCACTGTTTACGGATTTTTCATAATTAGTTTAATTATGATGTTTATCATCATTTGGGATATTTTCAAAGTTTTCCTTTAA
- a CDS encoding FeoA family protein, whose amino-acid sequence MNLSNLKKGEKGVIKGYKNDNFPIKLLELGILPGVKFEIIFVSIFYDPLCISYDQSCLALRKKEAENIIIEPIINKK is encoded by the coding sequence TTGAATTTATCTAATCTTAAAAAAGGAGAAAAAGGAGTTATTAAAGGATATAAAAATGATAATTTTCCCATAAAATTATTAGAATTAGGAATTTTACCTGGTGTAAAATTCGAAATTATTTTTGTTTCTATTTTTTATGATCCATTATGTATAAGCTATGATCAATCTTGCTTAGCTTTACGAAAAAAAGAAGCTGAAAATATTATAATAGAACCTATTATCAACAAAAAATAA